The following proteins are encoded in a genomic region of Enterocloster clostridioformis:
- a CDS encoding immunoglobulin-like domain-containing protein — MNTYKKSWKKKYIPVVVISLLILAAVLYGIRNGGEDGRGGNILAGASPDTSAFQMYYFDGETVMVRTLYDSGTEKEVIKKINGIPLQTAEEDALSQMEPPFYGFWISGQDGFDISVSPSGGVWLKNDGAVYYGDTDLSVLWEQMEGKDEDIWNVLNFPNAGRLSAYHTIFLLKADEQTAESPEGLTMTVEDIGTSEITVRIANNSGEEFSYGEYFSLQKQIDGQWYTIPVRADNVGFQDIAHILPDGESASETYNLDLYGTLEPGIYRLVVEMLSAEFLVGHGRVAGTEGE, encoded by the coding sequence GTGAATACATACAAAAAATCCTGGAAGAAAAAATATATACCGGTTGTGGTGATTTCTCTGCTTATTCTGGCAGCGGTTCTGTATGGGATACGAAACGGCGGAGAGGATGGCAGAGGCGGAAACATCCTTGCCGGGGCAAGCCCGGATACAAGCGCTTTCCAGATGTATTATTTTGATGGGGAAACGGTTATGGTCAGGACGCTGTATGACAGTGGTACGGAGAAGGAAGTGATTAAAAAAATCAATGGGATTCCCCTCCAGACGGCAGAGGAAGATGCCCTCTCCCAGATGGAGCCTCCTTTTTACGGGTTCTGGATCAGCGGTCAGGATGGCTTTGATATTTCCGTGTCGCCCTCCGGCGGTGTCTGGCTTAAGAATGACGGGGCGGTTTATTATGGGGATACGGATTTGTCTGTTTTATGGGAACAGATGGAAGGCAAGGATGAGGATATCTGGAATGTCCTGAATTTTCCCAATGCGGGGCGCTTATCTGCATACCATACTATCTTCTTGCTGAAAGCGGATGAGCAGACAGCAGAAAGCCCGGAGGGTCTGACTATGACGGTGGAGGACATCGGGACAAGCGAGATTACGGTACGGATTGCCAATAACAGCGGGGAGGAATTTTCCTACGGGGAATACTTTTCCCTCCAGAAGCAGATAGACGGCCAGTGGTATACGATACCGGTAAGGGCGGATAACGTGGGATTCCAGGATATCGCCCATATCCTTCCGGATGGGGAGAGCGCCAGTGAGACCTATAACCTTGACTTGTACGGCACGCTGGAACCGGGGATATACCGGCTGGTGGTGGAAATGTTGAGCGCTGAGTTTCTGGTGGGCCATGGGAGGGTGGCAGGAACAGAAGGGGAATAA
- a CDS encoding N-acetylmuramoyl-L-alanine amidase: MEQRRRQPVWRAESRRKREKRIARLRRRIIAYTVRGIVAAVLAVMLLLMVCGCLYLRDFFRKNNKDTALKADSVREAVPATVPAVLVEAGYLSNYNERNQLMSGEYQGKLAQGLVEGIVEGLEGKAG; this comes from the coding sequence ATGGAACAAAGGAGAAGACAACCGGTCTGGAGGGCAGAGAGCCGGAGAAAGAGAGAAAAGAGGATTGCCAGACTAAGGCGGAGGATCATAGCCTATACAGTCCGGGGAATCGTGGCGGCTGTCCTGGCAGTCATGCTTCTGCTGATGGTCTGCGGCTGTCTGTATCTCCGGGATTTTTTTCGCAAAAATAATAAGGATACTGCTCTAAAGGCAGATTCCGTTCGGGAAGCTGTACCCGCAACGGTTCCTGCCGTATTGGTGGAAGCAGGATACCTTTCCAATTACAATGAGAGGAATCAACTGATGTCAGGGGAATACCAGGGAAAGCTGGCCCAGGGGCTGGTGGAGGGGATCGTAGAAGGGCTGGAAGGAAAAGCGGGGTAG
- a CDS encoding RNA polymerase sigma factor, whose protein sequence is MDLEAAVKQYSRMLYRICIVILGSEEDTQDAVQDTFCKYLEKKPKFADTEHEKAWLIKVATNHCRDIQRFRFRHPRVPIEELAGTLVSQQEDREAIRELLHMPPKQRAVMILHYVEGYQVKEIAGILGITEHAVKKRLQRGREQFRTIWKEEYCR, encoded by the coding sequence ATGGACCTGGAAGCGGCAGTAAAACAATACAGCAGGATGCTGTACCGGATCTGCATTGTGATACTTGGCAGTGAGGAGGACACCCAGGATGCCGTTCAGGATACCTTCTGCAAATACCTGGAGAAAAAACCGAAATTTGCAGACACAGAACACGAGAAGGCATGGCTGATTAAAGTGGCCACCAATCACTGCCGGGATATACAGAGATTCCGGTTCCGGCACCCCAGGGTGCCCATCGAAGAACTTGCCGGTACGCTGGTATCCCAGCAGGAAGACCGGGAAGCCATCCGGGAGCTTCTCCACATGCCCCCAAAGCAGAGGGCCGTGATGATTCTCCATTATGTAGAAGGGTATCAGGTAAAAGAGATTGCCGGTATCCTGGGGATTACGGAGCATGCGGTCAAAAAAAGGCTGCAGCGGGGAAGGGAGCAGTTTCGGACGATCTGGAAGGAGGAATATTGCAGATGA
- a CDS encoding EFR1 family ferrodoxin (N-terminal region resembles flavodoxins. C-terminal ferrodoxin region binds two 4Fe-4S clusters.): MIGVYLSGTGNTEHCVRKLVRLLDESAQTVPMEKKEAVHLLSQHDFIIFAYPVQFSNVPVMVKDFIKSHPDLWKGKKILCVATMGLFSGDGAGCSARLLKKYGAEIVGGFHIRMPDSVCDVKLLKKSFQENWEIIRKADRKIEKCAEEIRKGRYPKNGLHLYNQIAGLLCQRLWYYGKTKSYSDRLKISNACTGCGLCARLCPADNLTLKNGKASAGKHCTMCYRCISSCPARAITLLGHTVIEQCRYDKYIQN, encoded by the coding sequence ATGATTGGTGTTTATTTAAGCGGAACCGGAAACACGGAACATTGTGTCCGAAAACTTGTCCGTTTACTGGATGAATCCGCACAGACTGTTCCTATGGAGAAGAAAGAAGCGGTACATTTATTATCACAGCATGATTTTATCATTTTCGCATATCCTGTTCAGTTTTCAAACGTTCCCGTCATGGTAAAAGATTTTATCAAAAGCCATCCGGATCTTTGGAAGGGTAAAAAAATACTTTGCGTTGCTACTATGGGATTGTTCAGCGGAGACGGCGCAGGCTGCTCGGCACGGCTGCTCAAAAAGTATGGTGCAGAAATCGTTGGCGGTTTCCATATTCGTATGCCTGATTCTGTCTGTGATGTAAAGCTGCTGAAAAAATCCTTTCAGGAGAACTGGGAAATCATCCGGAAAGCAGACAGAAAGATTGAGAAATGTGCAGAGGAAATCAGGAAAGGCAGGTATCCCAAAAACGGCCTGCATCTTTATAACCAAATCGCCGGATTACTCTGCCAGCGTTTATGGTACTATGGCAAAACCAAAAGTTACTCGGATCGATTGAAAATCAGTAATGCCTGTACAGGCTGCGGGCTTTGTGCCCGGCTCTGCCCGGCCGACAACCTTACTCTGAAAAATGGAAAAGCGTCCGCCGGAAAACACTGTACCATGTGTTACCGGTGCATCAGTTCCTGTCCGGCAAGGGCAATTACATTACTGGGGCACACAGTCATTGAGCAGTGCCGCTATGATAAATATATCCAAAACTGA
- a CDS encoding GyrI-like domain-containing protein — protein sequence MKIETCEKESFVVIGKEGATTDGAGFIQKLWDKANSHFGKVAHLAKKDEDGNISGIWGAMSDFSRSFQPWEGFQKGLYLAGVECNEDAKAPDGWTKWVIPGYEYIYVERENDSTFSEVIQYLQEHSIALVGAVHDFTCPKTGKGYMFFPIRKL from the coding sequence ATGAAAATCGAAACATGCGAAAAAGAGTCCTTTGTTGTAATCGGAAAAGAAGGGGCGACAACGGACGGAGCCGGCTTTATTCAGAAGTTATGGGATAAAGCAAATTCCCATTTTGGAAAAGTAGCGCATCTGGCAAAGAAAGATGAAGATGGAAACATCAGCGGAATATGGGGTGCAATGTCTGACTTTTCCCGTTCCTTCCAGCCCTGGGAAGGCTTTCAGAAAGGACTTTACCTTGCAGGGGTGGAGTGTAATGAGGATGCTAAAGCTCCGGATGGCTGGACAAAATGGGTGATACCCGGCTATGAGTATATTTATGTGGAACGTGAAAATGATAGTACCTTTTCAGAAGTAATCCAATATCTGCAGGAACATAGTATTGCTCTGGTGGGCGCCGTCCATGATTTTACCTGTCCAAAGACCGGGAAAGGGTACATGTTTTTTCCCATAAGGAAGCTGTAA
- a CDS encoding MGMT family protein has protein sequence MANEDKKDFNAMLHDSKDMPKFQIITDVKSIEKYGGDRMYFAPPIDYDKVMRLVPFGKLLTIGTIRDYFAKKNGADFTEPITAGIFVSIVAWASYQRTDNQTPYWRTLKANGELNPKYPGGMEAQKEMLEKEGHTIVQKGRTNIKYYVKNYEQALFIL, from the coding sequence ATGGCAAACGAAGATAAAAAAGATTTTAACGCAATGCTTCATGACAGCAAGGATATGCCAAAATTCCAAATTATTACAGACGTAAAGAGCATCGAAAAATATGGCGGAGACAGAATGTATTTCGCTCCACCTATTGATTATGACAAAGTAATGCGGCTTGTGCCTTTTGGAAAATTACTTACAATAGGAACAATAAGAGATTACTTCGCAAAGAAAAATGGAGCGGATTTCACAGAACCAATTACTGCAGGGATATTTGTATCGATCGTGGCATGGGCGAGTTATCAAAGAACAGATAATCAAACACCTTATTGGAGAACTCTTAAAGCGAATGGCGAACTAAATCCCAAATATCCGGGTGGAATGGAAGCTCAAAAAGAAATGCTTGAAAAAGAGGGGCATACCATAGTTCAAAAGGGTAGGACAAATATAAAGTATTATGTTAAAAATTACGAACAGGCATTATTTATATTGTAA
- a CDS encoding IS256 family transposase — MTEGKRNIVHQLLEEYDIQTAEDIQEALKDLLGSTLKEMMEAEMDEHLGYGRSERSDSDDYRNGYKPKRINSSFGSMDIQVPQDRKSTFEPQVVRKRQKDISGIDQKIISMYAKGMTTRQISDTLMDIYGFEASEGFISDVTDKILPQIEDWQNRPLEEVYPVVYIDAIHYSVREDGVIRKLAAYVILGLTLEGKKEVLSIQIGENESSKYWLCVLNELKNRGVKDILILCSDGLTGIKEAITAAFPKTEQQRCIVHMVRNTLKYVSDKDRKAFATDLKTIYHAANEEKALEALEKVTEKWTPKYPNSMKRWHDNWDVVSPIFKFSMEVRKVIYTTNAIESLNSTYRKLNRQRSVFPGSTALLKALYLATFEATKKWTMPIRNWGQVYGELSIMYEGRLPE, encoded by the coding sequence ATGACGGAGGGGAAAAGGAACATCGTCCATCAGCTCCTGGAAGAGTATGACATCCAGACTGCGGAGGATATCCAGGAAGCCCTCAAAGACCTGCTGGGGAGCACCCTGAAGGAGATGATGGAAGCGGAGATGGATGAGCATCTCGGCTATGGGAGGTCAGAACGGTCGGATTCGGATGATTACCGCAATGGCTACAAGCCCAAGCGGATCAACAGCAGCTTCGGGAGCATGGACATCCAGGTGCCCCAGGACAGGAAGTCCACGTTTGAACCCCAGGTGGTAAGAAAGCGCCAGAAGGACATTTCCGGCATTGACCAGAAGATCATATCCATGTATGCAAAAGGCATGACAACCCGCCAAATCTCGGATACCTTGATGGACATTTATGGTTTTGAGGCTTCGGAAGGGTTCATCTCGGACGTGACGGACAAGATACTGCCGCAGATTGAAGACTGGCAGAACCGCCCGCTGGAGGAAGTCTATCCCGTGGTCTACATCGACGCAATCCATTATTCCGTGCGGGAGGACGGGGTAATCCGCAAGCTTGCCGCCTATGTCATCCTCGGCCTTACGCTGGAAGGTAAAAAGGAAGTCCTGAGCATACAGATCGGGGAGAATGAAAGCTCCAAGTACTGGCTCTGCGTTCTGAACGAGTTGAAGAACCGCGGTGTGAAGGATATCCTCATTCTCTGCTCGGACGGGCTCACGGGCATTAAGGAAGCCATAACGGCGGCATTCCCGAAGACGGAGCAGCAGCGCTGCATCGTACATATGGTACGGAACACGCTGAAATACGTCTCCGACAAGGACCGGAAAGCATTTGCCACGGACCTGAAAACCATCTACCATGCCGCAAACGAGGAAAAGGCGCTGGAGGCGCTGGAGAAGGTGACGGAAAAGTGGACGCCAAAGTACCCCAACTCAATGAAACGCTGGCATGACAACTGGGATGTGGTATCCCCCATCTTCAAGTTTTCCATGGAGGTCAGGAAGGTGATCTATACTACCAACGCGATCGAGAGCCTCAACTCTACCTACCGGAAGCTCAACCGCCAGCGGAGCGTGTTCCCGGGCAGCACGGCGCTCTTAAAGGCTCTGTACCTGGCCACGTTCGAGGCGACGAAGAAGTGGACCATGCCCATCCGCAACTGGGGGCAGGTCTATGGGGAACTGTCCATTATGTACGAAGGCAGACTGCCGGAATAA
- the ltrA gene encoding group II intron reverse transcriptase/maturase: METKLARISQLSSEHPEMVFTSIGHLINKELLKECHKEMDGKKAVGIDGITKEDYEVNLEENLDELIRKMKKKAYKPKPAKRVEIPKENGKTRPLSISCYEDKLVQEALRRILEAVFEPHFYEEMMGFRPGRNCHMALRRLNGMLEREKTNWVLDADIKGFFDHLDHEWIVKFIESRIKDPTIIRLVRRMLKAGIMRDFRYEETEEGAGQGSDCSPVIANIYMHYVLIWWFREKVQPVMRGYAGLVVYADDFVGCFQYKSDAEIFYEHLKRRMKYFGLELEESKTRLIEFGRFAESNRKDRGKGRPETFTFLGFTHYCSHGRTGKFRVKRKTSKKKLAKKSREINAMIRDMRFLEINRIVKKLNEVLTGYYHYYGITDNSRSLNSFNNVVWFRLFYWLNRRSQRRSYTKEGYKELMRQFPLVRPRIYVSIYG; this comes from the coding sequence ATGGAAACGAAATTGGCGAGAATATCACAGTTGTCAAGCGAACATCCGGAAATGGTATTTACGTCCATAGGGCATCTGATTAATAAAGAGTTACTGAAAGAATGCCACAAGGAGATGGATGGAAAGAAAGCGGTAGGAATTGATGGAATTACCAAAGAGGACTACGAAGTAAATTTGGAAGAAAACTTAGATGAATTAATCAGGAAAATGAAGAAGAAGGCATACAAGCCCAAACCGGCAAAACGGGTGGAAATACCAAAAGAAAATGGAAAGACCCGCCCGCTCAGTATATCCTGCTATGAGGATAAGTTAGTACAGGAAGCGCTAAGGCGAATACTGGAAGCAGTGTTCGAGCCCCATTTCTACGAAGAAATGATGGGATTCCGCCCAGGAAGGAACTGCCACATGGCATTAAGGAGACTGAATGGGATGCTGGAAAGGGAAAAGACGAATTGGGTGCTGGACGCAGACATTAAAGGGTTTTTCGACCATTTAGACCATGAATGGATAGTAAAGTTCATAGAATCGCGGATAAAAGACCCGACCATTATCAGACTGGTAAGACGGATGCTGAAAGCGGGAATCATGAGAGATTTCAGATATGAGGAGACAGAAGAAGGGGCAGGCCAAGGCTCGGACTGCTCCCCGGTCATAGCCAATATATATATGCACTATGTGCTGATATGGTGGTTCAGGGAGAAAGTACAGCCAGTGATGAGAGGATATGCGGGGCTGGTAGTCTATGCGGATGATTTTGTGGGATGCTTCCAATATAAATCAGATGCAGAAATATTTTATGAACACTTAAAGCGCAGAATGAAGTACTTTGGACTAGAATTGGAGGAAAGCAAGACAAGGTTGATTGAATTTGGCCGATTCGCAGAAAGTAACCGGAAAGACCGGGGAAAAGGGAGGCCGGAGACGTTCACATTCCTGGGATTCACGCATTACTGTTCGCATGGCAGGACGGGAAAGTTCAGAGTAAAGAGGAAAACCAGTAAGAAAAAGCTTGCAAAGAAAAGCAGGGAAATAAACGCCATGATAAGAGACATGAGGTTTCTGGAGATAAACAGGATAGTAAAGAAACTAAATGAAGTACTGACTGGTTATTATCATTATTACGGAATTACTGACAATTCAAGAAGCCTGAACTCATTCAATAATGTGGTATGGTTTAGGTTATTCTACTGGCTGAACAGAAGAAGTCAGAGAAGGAGCTATACGAAGGAAGGATATAAGGAACTAATGAGACAGTTCCCGCTTGTGCGGCCACGTATTTATGTCAGTATATACGGATAA
- a CDS encoding TrmH family RNA methyltransferase, with product MPNIIEITDFAAPELDVYARLTEGQLLNRHEPDKGIFIAESPKVIERALDAGCVPISMLMEMKHVESQAREIIRRCGDIPVYAAEFDVLTQLTGFHLTRGMLCAMYRPPMPGPEEICAGARRIAVLEHVMNPTNVGAIFRSAAALNMDGVLLTSACSNPLYRRAIRVSMGTVFQIPWTFLDSGLSWPQEGIGRLHELGFKTAAMALNDDSVSIDDAGLMSEEKLAIILGTEGDGLAAGTIADCDYTVRIPMSHGVDSLNVAAASAVAFWQLGRR from the coding sequence ATGCCAAATATAATTGAGATAACCGATTTTGCCGCTCCGGAGCTTGATGTTTACGCCCGGCTTACAGAGGGGCAGCTGCTGAACCGCCACGAACCGGACAAGGGCATTTTTATAGCGGAAAGTCCCAAGGTCATAGAGCGCGCTCTGGACGCGGGGTGCGTACCCATATCCATGCTGATGGAAATGAAGCATGTGGAAAGCCAGGCCAGGGAAATCATCAGGCGCTGCGGTGATATTCCTGTGTATGCAGCAGAATTTGATGTGCTGACACAGCTGACCGGATTTCATCTTACGCGGGGGATGCTGTGCGCAATGTACCGTCCGCCTATGCCCGGGCCTGAGGAAATCTGTGCAGGCGCGCGGCGGATTGCTGTGCTGGAACATGTCATGAATCCCACCAATGTAGGTGCCATATTCCGTTCCGCTGCAGCCCTGAACATGGATGGAGTCCTGCTGACATCTGCCTGCAGCAATCCTCTGTACCGCCGTGCCATCCGGGTGAGCATGGGGACTGTATTCCAGATACCCTGGACGTTTCTGGACAGCGGGTTATCCTGGCCTCAGGAGGGAATTGGACGTTTGCATGAGCTGGGATTTAAGACTGCGGCAATGGCTTTAAATGATGATTCTGTCAGCATTGATGATGCAGGATTGATGTCAGAGGAAAAGCTGGCCATTATCCTGGGCACGGAAGGGGACGGGCTGGCAGCAGGGACCATTGCTGACTGCGATTACACGGTCCGCATTCCCATGTCCCATGGCGTGGATTCCTTAAATGTTGCAGCAGCAAGCGCGGTTGCCTTTTGGCAGCTGGGCCGCAGGTAA
- a CDS encoding metallo-dependent hydrolase has protein sequence METLLIRSGKVYNPARHEWSYKDIAVKNGRIMEGLPSGDCEVVDASGCIVTAGLIDYHVHYFNHGTENGVNPDAASFPCGITTVVDGGSCGAANYEMYRRSVMSFSDVRILNMLLMGSGGQTTNQYPERLEERYFDRDKIRALFRTYPDNLVGLKLRLSADIIGENEAEKSLRATVAVAEELGCNICVHITDPAMDLEKLAGMLRRKDVICHVYQGKGRETILDENGAVRKGIMDARERGVLFDASNGCNNYDLEISRKAVKQGFIPDIISSDINTAGFYLQPLHSLPRIMSKYLDMGMCLEKVLDAATVCPAQLIGREELASLDMGSTADVAILKLVEKEVCYSDRNGHTFTGHQVIVPQMTIKGGKVMYCQADFT, from the coding sequence GTGGAAACATTATTAATCAGAAGTGGAAAAGTATATAATCCGGCCAGGCATGAATGGAGCTATAAGGATATTGCGGTTAAGAATGGAAGGATTATGGAAGGACTCCCGTCAGGAGACTGTGAGGTGGTGGATGCTTCTGGTTGTATCGTCACAGCAGGACTGATTGATTACCATGTTCATTATTTTAACCATGGTACAGAAAACGGTGTAAATCCGGACGCGGCTTCCTTTCCATGCGGAATCACCACCGTTGTGGACGGAGGAAGCTGCGGCGCTGCCAATTACGAGATGTACCGCAGGAGCGTGATGTCTTTCAGCGATGTGCGTATTCTGAACATGCTCCTTATGGGAAGCGGGGGCCAGACCACGAATCAGTATCCGGAACGCCTGGAGGAACGGTATTTTGACCGTGACAAAATACGCGCATTGTTCAGGACATACCCGGACAACCTGGTAGGCCTGAAACTGAGACTGTCAGCGGACATCATCGGGGAGAATGAGGCGGAGAAATCCCTGAGAGCTACGGTTGCGGTTGCAGAGGAACTTGGCTGTAATATATGCGTACATATCACGGACCCCGCGATGGATTTGGAGAAGCTTGCAGGGATGCTGCGCAGGAAAGACGTGATATGTCATGTCTATCAGGGAAAGGGCAGAGAAACGATTCTGGATGAGAACGGAGCGGTTCGAAAAGGAATCATGGATGCCAGGGAGAGGGGAGTATTATTTGATGCCAGCAACGGCTGTAATAATTATGACCTGGAGATCTCCCGGAAGGCCGTGAAACAGGGATTTATACCGGACATTATCAGTTCTGACATCAATACCGCTGGTTTTTATCTCCAGCCCCTTCACAGCCTGCCAAGGATAATGAGCAAATATCTGGATATGGGAATGTGCCTGGAAAAGGTGCTGGATGCAGCAACCGTCTGCCCGGCACAGCTGATTGGAAGGGAAGAACTGGCGTCCCTGGACATGGGCAGTACTGCGGATGTGGCCATTCTTAAGCTGGTAGAAAAGGAGGTATGTTACAGCGACCGGAATGGACATACATTTACCGGACATCAGGTCATTGTTCCGCAAATGACCATAAAAGGCGGCAAGGTAATGTATTGCCAGGCTGATTTTACATAA
- a CDS encoding TRAP transporter substrate-binding protein, whose product MRKLAVMVAVSMVISLAGCGSSESDGGKGSSSSGTPQTETQVKAQAEAQAEDDGPAPKTTGEFPEYHWTAAMSVAENTINYMMVEKFAELLDERSGGRITVDIYPGGQLGNTTEFTEAVIGGSIDIGTGMTTDLVDFIPSYAVFDMPNLFADVEQMRAVLSGGLVSALDEYNNQGGIEMLGFSDAGFRQLTSNKPVHQLADLSGQKIRVMTNQYHIAYWNALGAAATPMQFTEVFMGLSQGTIDGEENPYMNIVGNNMQEVQKYVIETNHIGHIITFFMNYNLYQGLPEDVRVLVDECAEEATAYANSKADESIAEYKKTCEDAGCEIIVLDDKVMGELKEKASVVYDMVRENTGDELVDQLLAAINEAE is encoded by the coding sequence ATGAGAAAATTAGCGGTAATGGTGGCAGTGTCTATGGTTATATCCCTGGCGGGATGCGGTTCCTCAGAAAGTGATGGAGGAAAAGGAAGCAGTTCTTCCGGAACTCCCCAGACAGAAACGCAAGTAAAAGCACAGGCAGAAGCACAGGCAGAGGACGATGGCCCGGCGCCCAAAACCACAGGAGAATTTCCGGAATATCACTGGACAGCGGCCATGTCGGTGGCTGAAAATACTATAAATTACATGATGGTTGAAAAATTTGCTGAACTCCTGGATGAACGGTCAGGGGGAAGGATTACGGTTGACATTTACCCCGGAGGGCAGCTGGGCAATACAACCGAATTTACGGAAGCAGTTATCGGCGGTTCCATTGACATCGGTACAGGCATGACGACAGACCTTGTTGACTTCATACCTTCCTACGCTGTTTTTGACATGCCAAATCTTTTTGCCGATGTGGAACAGATGAGAGCCGTGCTGAGCGGTGGCCTTGTAAGTGCTTTGGATGAATATAATAATCAGGGAGGAATTGAGATGCTGGGCTTTTCCGATGCCGGCTTCAGACAGCTTACCTCCAACAAACCAGTTCATCAGCTGGCTGATTTATCAGGCCAGAAGATTCGTGTCATGACGAATCAGTATCACATTGCGTATTGGAATGCCCTTGGCGCAGCGGCAACTCCTATGCAGTTTACGGAAGTGTTTATGGGACTTTCGCAGGGAACCATTGACGGGGAGGAGAATCCTTATATGAATATCGTGGGCAACAATATGCAGGAGGTCCAGAAGTATGTAATTGAGACAAATCATATCGGGCATATTATTACATTTTTCATGAATTACAATTTATATCAGGGCCTTCCGGAAGATGTAAGGGTTCTTGTGGATGAATGTGCTGAGGAGGCAACGGCCTATGCGAACAGCAAGGCAGATGAGAGCATAGCGGAATATAAGAAAACATGTGAGGACGCCGGATGTGAGATAATTGTCCTGGACGACAAGGTGATGGGAGAGTTAAAAGAAAAAGCATCCGTGGTTTATGACATGGTAAGGGAAAACACGGGTGATGAGCTTGTGGATCAGCTGCTGGCAGCAATCAATGAAGCGGAATAA
- a CDS encoding TRAP transporter large permease — MAIGVFFILLSVLLIAAMPVGGVFGIMSILPSIINPSFPYGAADVARSMFAGMNSFTLLAVPLFMVSGMIMAEGGLSERLFNFFAYFIGNKTAGFPCAVIVTCMFYAAISGSSPATVSAVGAMTIPFLVSMGYEKIFAASIVTVAGGLGVIIPPSISYIVYSAAANASPSKLFTAGIIPGILIGFSLMVYSYYYCRKHGEDKEKLLTNYNEIRQRGFWPLLRDSFWALLTPVIILGTIYSGMCSPTESAVISVFYGLFVCICIYKSISLRNLGNVFMSGAKTYVNILFVIAAATSFARCLTMLRYPQSISQYVLAVSDNKIVILLIMNLIMLVCGMIIDNIPNIMILTPILVPIATAVGVDPIHFGIIMTCNLAVGMVTPPMGINLFVASGMTKIPMLKLAKATVPFLIAFVISLLVIVFVPQISMFLPGLAG; from the coding sequence ATGGCTATTGGTGTATTTTTCATCCTGCTGTCAGTTCTTCTGATCGCCGCCATGCCGGTGGGAGGTGTTTTTGGAATCATGTCCATACTTCCGAGCATCATCAATCCGTCCTTTCCATATGGCGCGGCGGATGTGGCACGAAGCATGTTTGCCGGTATGAACAGCTTTACGCTGCTGGCAGTTCCCCTGTTTATGGTATCAGGCATGATTATGGCAGAGGGGGGACTGTCGGAACGGCTCTTTAATTTCTTTGCGTATTTTATCGGCAATAAGACAGCCGGTTTTCCATGTGCCGTTATCGTTACCTGTATGTTTTACGCGGCTATTTCAGGCTCATCTCCGGCCACTGTATCGGCAGTGGGAGCAATGACCATCCCGTTTCTTGTAAGCATGGGATATGAGAAAATTTTCGCTGCATCCATTGTGACGGTTGCAGGAGGGCTGGGGGTTATTATTCCTCCAAGCATTTCCTATATTGTTTATTCGGCGGCAGCAAACGCATCGCCCTCTAAACTGTTTACCGCGGGAATCATTCCGGGGATTCTGATCGGATTCAGTTTGATGGTTTACAGTTATTATTACTGCAGGAAGCACGGGGAAGATAAGGAAAAGCTTCTGACAAATTATAATGAAATACGGCAGAGAGGATTTTGGCCGCTTTTAAGGGACAGCTTTTGGGCGCTTCTGACACCGGTCATTATTTTGGGAACGATTTATTCGGGGATGTGCAGTCCTACGGAATCCGCTGTCATCAGTGTGTTTTACGGATTGTTTGTCTGCATCTGCATCTATAAATCCATAAGTCTGAGGAATCTTGGAAATGTATTCATGTCAGGAGCAAAGACCTATGTAAACATATTGTTTGTAATTGCGGCTGCCACCTCCTTTGCCAGATGTCTTACCATGCTGCGTTACCCCCAGTCCATCAGCCAGTACGTACTTGCGGTATCTGATAATAAAATCGTGATTTTATTAATCATGAACCTGATTATGCTGGTATGCGGCATGATCATTGACAATATCCCCAATATTATGATTTTGACTCCCATACTGGTGCCGATTGCAACGGCTGTCGGGGTTGACCCCATTCATTTCGGCATTATTATGACGTGTAACCTGGCGGTTGGCATGGTGACACCTCCCATGGGTATCAACCTGTTTGTGGCGTCAGGCATGACTAAGATACCAATGCTGAAATTGGCAAAAGCAACTGTTCCATTTTTAATTGCATTTGTAATCTCCCTGCTTGTAATAGTATTTGTCCCTCAGATATCCATGTTCCTGCCTGGCCTGGCTGGTTAG